From Scytonema millei VB511283:
CATAAACTTGCTGTTTTTACAGGCGTATCCCACAGCCGCAGCATTTCATCATCGACTTTGAGCAAGGTAATGGAACAGCCTTGCATTTCTAAAGATGTGATGTAATTGCCAATCAAGTTTCTCACTATTTGCAATCCCTGTTTTTGACAAATTTCGGCTAACTTGCGATACACAATATACAGTTCTGATAAGGGCGTACCACCCATACCGTTAACAAAAGCTAACACGCGATCGCCCGACTTAAATTCAGAATTGACTAACTCTACATCTACCCATTCTTCTTGAGTCTCATCCCATTCTCGGACTGTACGACTGTAGGGGCGATCGTTAATTATTGATAAGGCTAGTATTTCTGTAATCTCGTCTACAGATTTTAGCGACATTCTTTCTCTACCTGGTTCGCCGTGAATGCCAATCCCAATTTCCATTTCGCGATCGCCCAAACTAAAAGTAGGCGATCCTTTCGTGGGTACGGTACAAGATGTTAATGCCATACCCATACTGCGACCGTTTAGATTCACCCGCCGACAGAAATCTGCCACTTGCGGCAAGTTGTATCCGTCTGCCGCAGCCGCACCGCAAATTTTCTCTGCTAATACTGTCGTGCCTACACCTCGCCTGCCTTGGGTATAAAGGCTATCTTGGACGGCAACATCATCGTCTATCAATACATTTAACACCCGTATATCCTCAACACGGGCTAACTCAGTTGCCATTTCAAAGTTCATTACGTCGCCGCTATAGTTTTTGACAATGTAAAGCACTCCAGCGCCGCCATCTACCTGTTTTGCCGCTGCTAGCATTTGGTCGGGTGTAGGAGAAG
This genomic window contains:
- the dhaK gene encoding dihydroxyacetone kinase subunit DhaK; this encodes MKKLINQPDSFVRESLAGMAAAHSSLLKVNFDPTFVYRADAPVTGKVAIISGGGSGHEPMHAGFVGMGMLDAACPGEVFTSPTPDQMLAAAKQVDGGAGVLYIVKNYSGDVMNFEMATELARVEDIRVLNVLIDDDVAVQDSLYTQGRRGVGTTVLAEKICGAAAADGYNLPQVADFCRRVNLNGRSMGMALTSCTVPTKGSPTFSLGDREMEIGIGIHGEPGRERMSLKSVDEITEILALSIINDRPYSRTVREWDETQEEWVDVELVNSEFKSGDRVLAFVNGMGGTPLSELYIVYRKLAEICQKQGLQIVRNLIGNYITSLEMQGCSITLLKVDDEMLRLWDTPVKTASLCW